The DNA window ATGCGCAAGCCGCTGGCGTGCAAATTTTGAATAGCTTCCCGCGTGGTGGCTTTGATGGGGTCGGTAACGGCCAGAATGCCAGCCAGTTGCCTGTCCACGGCCAGATGCATCACGCTGGCGCCTTCACTGCGCAGACGCTCGCCATCAACCTTGAGCGCATCAGTGGCCACGCCTTCTAGCTGCATCAAGGCGGTGTTGCCCAGCACCAGATGCTTCCCGTCGATCATGCCGCGCACGCCGATGCCGCTGCCGGACTCGAAATCAACGGGTTTGACTAGTTCAAGATCTTTGTCGCGTGCGGCGCTGACGATGGCCTCTGCCAAAGGATGCTCGCTGCCTTGGTCCAAACTGGCCGCAAGGCGCAGTACTTCGTCCCCTGTAAAGCCAGGTGCGGCAACTGCGGTGTCGAAAGCGGGCTTACCTTCGGTCAAGGTTCCGGTCTTGTCCACTATCAGCGTGTCCACCTCGCGCATTTTCTCGATGGCGCCAGCATCGCGGAATAGCACTCCCTGTGTCGCGGCACGCCCTGTGGCCACCATCACCGACATCGGCGTGGCCAGCCCCAGCGCACAAGGGCACGCGATGATCAGCACCGCCACTGCGTTAATCAAACCAAACACCCAGCTAGGTTCTGGACCAAACAAACCCCAGACAAAGAAGGTGGCAATGGCGATGAGCACCACCACGACCACAAATTTGCCTGCCACCACGTCCGCCATGCGCTGCATGGGCGCCTTCGAGCGCTGGGCATTGGCCACCATCTGAACAATCTGCGACAGCATCGTGGCAGCACCGACTTTCTCGGAGCGCATCACCAAGGCACCACTGGTGTTCATCGTGGCGCCAATCACATTGTCACCAGGGCGCTTGGTCACCGGCACAGGCTCACCGGTCAGCATGGATTCATCGACTGCACTGCTGCCTTCAGTCACAATGCCGTCGACCGGCACTTTCTCGCCGGGGCGGATGCGCAGCAGGTCTCCGACGTGTACATGGTTCAGAGGTACGTCTTCTTCGCTCCCATCCGCATTGATGCGACGTGCCGTCTTGGGTGCCAATCCGAGTAGCGCCTTGATGGCCGCAGAAGTTTGCGAACGGGCCTTCAACTCGATGATCTGGCCCAACATAGTCAGCGAGATGATGACCACTGTCGCCTCGTAGTAGACCGCCACACGCCCCAGGGAGATGAACGAATCGGGGAAAACGCCCGGCGCCACGGTGGCCACGAGGCTGTAGAGAAAGGCTGCGCCCGTTCCCAGAGCGATCAAGGTCCACATGTTGGGGCTGCGATGGACAACGGACTGCCAACCGCGTACGAAGAAGGGCCAGCCCGTCCAGAACACGACAGGTAAGGACAGCACCAGTTCAACCCAGGTTTGCACTTTCATGTCAAACCATCCGAGGCGGTGGCCGAACATCGCCAGAATGGTCACGACGACCGTCAGCGGCAGCGTCCACCAGAAGCGCTGCTGGAAGTCCAGCAGCTCATGGTTGTCTTCCTCATCCAGCGGAATGATGGGCTCAAGCGTCATGCCGCACTTGGGACAAGTGCCAGGGTGGTCCTGACGCACCTCGGGGTGCATGGGACAGGTGTAGATCGTGTCGCTTGCCTCTGGCTGCGTGGTACCTGGTGCATTCGTAGGCACAGGCACAGGCACCGCAGCGTGCATGGAATGGCCGCGATGGTCATGCGGGTGCCCATGGGACACCTCGCCCTCGGGCACCAGGTGCATCTGGCACTTTGGACAGCGGCCCGGGTGATCTTGCCGCACCTCGGGGTGCATGGGGCAGGTGTAGATCGTGCCGCCCGACTCCGGCTGTGTGGTGCGTGGTGCGTTCGCAGGTACAGGCACCGCAGTGTGTATGGAATGGCTGCGATGGTCATGCGGGGGGCTATGGGACACCTCGCCCTCGGGTACCAGATGCATCTGGCACTTTGGACAGCGCCCCGGGTGGTCTTGGCGCACCTCGGGGTGCATGGGGCAGGTGTAAACAATGGGGGTGTTCGCTTGCATGGTGGATGGCTCCTGACTTAATTTCATGATGAACCCTGTCAAGGTGGCAAAGTCAAGTCGGACGGTGCGCATCCACCAAATGGAATGCACAGGGTTCGAAATGAACAAAACGTAATGTGGTGGTCAGCGTCCTGTTGGTGGCGGCTTCTTACAGTTAACTCGTGCTCTTCGCACAGGCAAAAAATCCAGTTTCACTTTTCATTGCAAGGACTTCAAAATGACCACCAAAACCGTAAAGCTCTCTCTCGCCATTGCCTTTGTCACTTTGTCTGGCTTGTCTCAGGCCACTTCCGCCTGGCACCAAGGGAATGGCGATGTTGTTCATGTCACGCCTGAGCACATCGGCCAGAACACGGCCAAGAGTCCAGTAGATCCCAACGTTCATGCCAAGATGCTGCACGGAGATACGCCGACACCTCAAATCGTGGAGAAGACCAATACGGGTGCTCAAACCAGCCCATCTCGCCAGCAGGTGCTGGATGACAAGAACGCACAGCTGAAGAACCTCTACATCAACTAATCGCTTCATTTCCCCTTTCAGCCCGATGCTTGTGCATCGGGCCTTTCTTTTTCTGTCGACAGAAAAGTGCTTGCGTCCAGCCAGAGGGACTGGCTCAACGATCAAGCGACTTTTGGTACTGTGCGTTGGCCTGATCGTGCCGTGCCTGGGTTTCCTTGGGCCACTGTGCCTTGATCCATGACAGCACGGCAATGATTTCCGAATCGCTCAACACACCGTCGTAAATGGGCATGTTGGTCTGGTAGTCCGGCTGCTGGATCAACTTCGCCAGCCCATATTTGGTAATGGCGAAAAGTTGTGCGTCAGGGTGGTGCCAGGTGTGACCGCTCTCGTCATGCGGTGGGGCTGGAAGAAGGTCATCGGGGCCGCGCTCGCGCCAGTCTGGCTGGCCTTGGCCACGGGTTCCGTGGCAGGCGGCGCAATGCTGGGTGTAGATGCGGGCTCCCGCATTCACGACCTGCGGATCATCGGGGCGCAAACCATCGGGTGCCGACTGGCTCCGCGCACCCAGAACGTACATGCCTGCGGCCATCAGCAGAACCACCAGGAGTCCCCCCAAACCCAACCTCAACCGGCTTTTGCCCATGGTGATGTCGGGCATGTCAGCTTTTGCAACAGCAGCCGGAATTGACTGGCGCGGTGTACAGATGGGGTGCACCCGAATGCAAGATGCGGGCGGAGTATCCCGCTTCTTGCAGCGAGAGAATCAAGAGATCCCCATTAAGTGGGGCAAGGGAAGAGTCGGCCTTGACGTGCGCCGTGCCCGCCTTCAAATCGACTTCGACAGCACCTACTCCGGCAACGGCCCGCAAGGCTTGCGTTACACGCGCCGTGCACATGGAGCAAGTCATGCCTGCAATGACCAAATCAATG is part of the Simplicispira sp. 125 genome and encodes:
- a CDS encoding copper-translocating P-type ATPase, with protein sequence MQANTPIVYTCPMHPEVRQDHPGRCPKCQMHLVPEGEVSHSPPHDHRSHSIHTAVPVPANAPRTTQPESGGTIYTCPMHPEVRQDHPGRCPKCQMHLVPEGEVSHGHPHDHRGHSMHAAVPVPVPTNAPGTTQPEASDTIYTCPMHPEVRQDHPGTCPKCGMTLEPIIPLDEEDNHELLDFQQRFWWTLPLTVVVTILAMFGHRLGWFDMKVQTWVELVLSLPVVFWTGWPFFVRGWQSVVHRSPNMWTLIALGTGAAFLYSLVATVAPGVFPDSFISLGRVAVYYEATVVIISLTMLGQIIELKARSQTSAAIKALLGLAPKTARRINADGSEEDVPLNHVHVGDLLRIRPGEKVPVDGIVTEGSSAVDESMLTGEPVPVTKRPGDNVIGATMNTSGALVMRSEKVGAATMLSQIVQMVANAQRSKAPMQRMADVVAGKFVVVVVLIAIATFFVWGLFGPEPSWVFGLINAVAVLIIACPCALGLATPMSVMVATGRAATQGVLFRDAGAIEKMREVDTLIVDKTGTLTEGKPAFDTAVAAPGFTGDEVLRLAASLDQGSEHPLAEAIVSAARDKDLELVKPVDFESGSGIGVRGMIDGKHLVLGNTALMQLEGVATDALKVDGERLRSEGASVMHLAVDRQLAGILAVTDPIKATTREAIQNLHASGLRIVMATGDGLTTAKAVGAKLGIDEVHGEVKPADKLALVERLQKEGHIVAMAGDGINDAPALAKADVGVAMGTGTDVAMNSGQVTLVKGDLRGITAARDISINTVRNMRQNLLFAFLYNGLGVPIAAGVLYPFTGWLLSPLIAALAMSLSSASVIFNALRLRRDR
- a CDS encoding cytochrome c produces the protein MPDITMGKSRLRLGLGGLLVVLLMAAGMYVLGARSQSAPDGLRPDDPQVVNAGARIYTQHCAACHGTRGQGQPDWRERGPDDLLPAPPHDESGHTWHHPDAQLFAITKYGLAKLIQQPDYQTNMPIYDGVLSDSEIIAVLSWIKAQWPKETQARHDQANAQYQKSLDR
- a CDS encoding heavy metal-associated domain-containing protein, whose product is MTSIDLVIAGMTCSMCTARVTQALRAVAGVGAVEVDLKAGTAHVKADSSLAPLNGDLLILSLQEAGYSARILHSGAPHLYTAPVNSGCCCKS